From the genome of Halobacterium sp. R2-5:
GCACGATGCAGGGCGTGCCGGCGACGGCGGCCTCCATCACCGTGGAGTAGCCGCTACAGATGACGAGGTCGGCGCCCGCGATGAACGGCTGGAGGGACTCCTGGATCTCCCAGCCGTCGCCGCCGACGAGGGTCACGTCCCGTCCCTTCGCCGCTAAGGCTTCCGCGAGCCCGTCGGCGTCGACGCTGAACTCGCTCGGGACGACGAGCACGTCGACGTCCTCCTCGGGCGCCCCGCCGTCGGGCGCCATCGGCGGCACGTCGACGGCGCCCGGAATCGAGGGGTCGCCGCTCCACACCTTCGGCACGAGGAACTCCTCGGCGCCGCGGCGCGCGATGCGGTTGCGCAGCCACGCCCCAGCGCGCTCGACGGTCGTCGTGTAGAACTCCGCGGGGTCGTGGGAGACATAGACGAACCGCTGGCCGTGGAGGGTGGCGGCGACGGCCGCGGAGATGTCGTCGGTGACCAGAAGGTCTGGGGCTTCCGCGTCGAACCACTCGCGGTACTGGCTGACGCGCTCGTACACCGCGGGCCCGCTGTTCCGGAGGACGTCGAGGAGGCCGCCGCCCTGGAAGTCGCCGACGAAGTCGACGTCGAGGGGCTCGTACTCCGTGTAGCCGTTCGCCTCGACGAACTTCGTGCCGGGGCCACCGCCGGCGAGGACGGTCTCGTAGCCGGCGGCCTGGAGCTCTTCGACGACCGCTAGCATCCGGGTGGCGTGGCCGGCGCCCTCGCAGTAGTGGGCGACGGCGACTTTCGGGGGCTGCCCGCTCATGTCGCGGTCACGTTACGACCCTCTCGGAGCCCGAGCGGTATAAAACACTCCGAACCGGCCCGCTACGAGCGCACGCCGAGCGCGCTGGTGGCGGCGGCGCCGACGGTGCTCGTCAGCAGGTAGCCGCCGACGCTGTGAATCGTCACGACCGCCGCGATAGTCGGCGCGCTCACCGCCGTCAGCAGCGTCAGCAGCGTGACGTTGATGGCTTCCGTGCCGCCGAGGCCGCCGGGCGTCGGGAACACGGAGCCGACCTTCCCGAGCGGCAGCACGAAGAACGGCACGTACAGCGGGACGAACGAGTCGAGCGCGAGAAAGGTCACCCAGAGGCCGAGCGCCTGGAACGCCCACCCGAGCGCCGAGCAGCCGACGGCGGCGGCGAGGCGCTCCCGGGAGACGGCGACCCGGCCGAGCGCGTCCGCGAACCCGCTGACGCGGGCGGCGAGGTCGTCGGCGCTCGGCAGGCTGACGCGGGGAACCACGCTGACGACGCGCGCGAGCGCCGTCGTGGCCGTGGTGCCGAACCGCGCGCGGAGCGGCGCGCGGAACCGCCACGCGAGCAGCGCGGCGAGCGGCAGGGCGACAGCCGCCGTGATGACCGCGAGCGGGAGGACGCCGAGGGGACCGCCGGTCTCCGTGGTGACGTAGTAGAGCGAGCCGACCGCCGCGAACGTCAGCGACGGCACGACGTTGATGGCGTCGAGGCTGGTGATGGAGGCCAGTCCGACCTCGTACTCCGTGTCAGCGGTCTTCGAGAGCAGCCACGCGGTCACGGGCTCGCCGCCCGCCTGCCCGAACGGCGTGACGTGGTTGGCGAACGCGCCCGCGGCGTTCACGAGGACCGCGGTGTGGACGGGCAGCGGGATGTCGAGCGCGCGCACGACGTTCCAGAGCGCGAGCCCCCAGGACACGTTCCACAGCAGTATCGTGCCCGCGACCGCCGCGAGCAACACGGGGTCGGCGCCGCTGGCCGCCCGGAACACCTCGCGGGCGTCGACGATGTAGAACATCAACGCGAACACGAGCGCCGCGCTCGCGAGCCCCGCGACGGTCGCCAGCAGGTCGTCTCGCTGCACGCCTCCGAGTGGCGCGCGGGCGTGAATCAATCCATCGAATCCCGCGGCACGCGACCAGCGGCCGAATGGGAGGTTTTTTGCCCGGCTGGCACTACCGGGTCACCGAGTACCGCCCCGCAATGTTCGAGAAGACTCCGGTGTCCGCCGATGGTTGACGTGCCCGCTCAGGCGGCCAACGTCGCCCGCAACCTCCGCTACCGGGGCGTCGACGCCGTCCGCGAGTTCGCGTCGATGGTGACGCACTCGCTGCGGTCGACGACCGAACCGGACCCCGTGCTGGACGCCGACTGGGACGCCCTCGTGGTGCTTGACGCGTGCCGCGCGGACCTCTTCGCGGAGGTCGCCGCGGACGCCGCCTACGACTTCCTCCCCGAAGACCCGGGCTCGCGGACGTCGCCCGCGAGCTCCTCCGTGGAGTGGATGGAGTCCGTGTTCGGTGGCGCGCCGGAGGGCGCGCTCGCGGACGTCGCGTACGTCACCGGCAACCCCTACTCCGCGTCGAAGTTCGACCACGACCGCTGCCACTCCGTCGAGGAGGTGTGGCGGTACGCGTGGGAGGACGCCCTCGGGACGATTCCGCCCCGGCCCGTCACCGACGCCGCCGTTCGGACCGGCCGCGAGACCGACGCCGACCGGCTACTCGTCCACTACATGCAGCCGCACTTCCCCTCGGTCGCGGAGCGCGAGCGGCGCAGCGACGGCGTCGAACTCGACGAGTTCGGCGACCGGGAAATGTCCGTCTGGGACGACCTCCGG
Proteins encoded in this window:
- a CDS encoding glycosyltransferase; translated protein: MSGQPPKVAVAHYCEGAGHATRMLAVVEELQAAGYETVLAGGGPGTKFVEANGYTEYEPLDVDFVGDFQGGGLLDVLRNSGPAVYERVSQYREWFDAEAPDLLVTDDISAAVAATLHGQRFVYVSHDPAEFYTTTVERAGAWLRNRIARRGAEEFLVPKVWSGDPSIPGAVDVPPMAPDGGAPEEDVDVLVVPSEFSVDADGLAEALAAKGRDVTLVGGDGWEIQESLQPFIAGADLVICSGYSTVMEAAVAGTPCIVLPATSEQRGVVDALADTPGFYAADSIAGVEALLDSVEAPEPHANGAKRIAEIAASYIPEPGPSGSDSPASAD
- a CDS encoding lysylphosphatidylglycerol synthase transmembrane domain-containing protein codes for the protein MQRDDLLATVAGLASAALVFALMFYIVDAREVFRAASGADPVLLAAVAGTILLWNVSWGLALWNVVRALDIPLPVHTAVLVNAAGAFANHVTPFGQAGGEPVTAWLLSKTADTEYEVGLASITSLDAINVVPSLTFAAVGSLYYVTTETGGPLGVLPLAVITAAVALPLAALLAWRFRAPLRARFGTTATTALARVVSVVPRVSLPSADDLAARVSGFADALGRVAVSRERLAAAVGCSALGWAFQALGLWVTFLALDSFVPLYVPFFVLPLGKVGSVFPTPGGLGGTEAINVTLLTLLTAVSAPTIAAVVTIHSVGGYLLTSTVGAAATSALGVRS